In Chitinophagaceae bacterium, the genomic stretch GCAAACGAATGCAAAAGGATATAAAATGCCACCCAATTTTTTAAAAAAAATAATTCTAAAACTTATGAATAAAAAAAGAGATTCAGGAGCTATAGAATATATGAAACAACAAAAATAGTTTACTACTTTTTTTTAATAATTTTTTAATTACATTAACATAAGAATGGAGAATATATTTACTATTAATAGTTTGATTGTTTTAGTATTTGTTTTATGCTATATATGTATAGTTTTTGAAGAAACTATCAAAATGAGCAAGACAGCATTTGCACTTTTAGCAGGGATAGTTTGTTGGACACTTCTTTTTGTAGGAAATCCTAGTCATATCAAAGAGAGTATGGGGCATTTTTCACATCATTTTTCTAAAATATCAGAGATATTATTTTTTCTTTTGGGAGCAATGACCATAGTAGAGATAATAGATAGCCATCATGGTTTTAGAATCATTACCCGACTCATTACCACACAAAGCAAGGTGCGGTTATTATGGATATCCAGTTTTCTTTGTTTTTTTATGAGTGCTGTTTTGGATAATCTTACTACTGCTATAGTAATGATTTCTCTTTTACGCAAGATATTAAAAAGTAGAGAGGATATAAAGTTTTACGGAGGAATGGTAGTAATAGCCGCAAATGCAGGAGGTGCTTGGACCCCCATTGGAGATGTGACTACTACAATGCTTTGGATAGGAAACCAAGTAAGTAGTGGCGCTATTATGCAATCTCTTTTTCTGCCGAGTTTAGTTTCTATAGTAGTGCCATTAGGATTTATTTCCATAAAAATGAAAGGATACTTTGAATCTGCTACTGAAAAATCAGAGATAGAAGAAAAGGCACCTGGATTAGAAAAACATGAGACCAATAAGATATTTATTTTAGGAGTTGGTTCCCTTATTTTTGTTCCTATATTCAAAACACTGACGGGTATGCCTCCTTTTATGGGAATACTTTTAGGGGTTGCAAGTATGTGGATTTTAGTAGAACTTTTGCATAATAAAAAAGAAGAACATATATCCAAACATTATTCTATCAAAAGTGCATTGGAGAAGACAGATGTTCCGAGTGTTTTGTTTTTTTTAGGAATATTATTGGCAATCTCTTGTTTAGAAACTACGGGAATGCTGAATCAAGCGAGTGAATATCTTTCTAAGGCTATTCCAAATAATAATATGGTTATTTTTCTTATCGGCATTCTCTCCGCAGTTATAGATAATGTGCCTTTAGTAGCCGCTTGTCAGGGTATGTATCCATTGAGTATGTATCCTACAGATGATAATGTATGGATATTTTTAGCATACACAGCGGGAACAGGGGGAAGTATACTTATCATAGGTTCTGCTGCAGGCGTTGCAGTAATGGGAATGGCAAAAATAGATTTTATGTGGTATTTGAAAAAGATAAGTATTTGGGCATTTATAGGTTATGTAGCAGGCGCCTTAGTGTATCTCTATATATAATAAAAAACAATAAGGTTCTAAAAAAATAATGTGAAACAAAACAATTTTTAGAACCTTATTAATATTAAGAATACATACAATAAAAAAAACATTTTTAACTTATAAAAATATAAATGGAAAGTTACTATAATCCGGAGGATTTAAAAAAATTTGGAAATATATCAGAATTTGAACCAGAATTGGCAAAAAAATTTTTTGAATATTATGGGAAAGTATTTGAAGAAGGGGGATTAACAGCAAGAGAAAAATCGCTTATCGCTTTAGCAGTAGCCCATGCTATACAATGTCCTTATTGCATAGATGCTTATACAGTAGATACTTTAGAGAAAGGATGTGATGAAAAACAGGTTATGGAAGCAGTTCATGTTGCTGCGGCTATTAAAGCTGGAGCTTCATTGGTACATAGCGTTCAGATGATGAATAAGTATAAAAAATTATCTATGTAACCAATGGGTAACAGTAAATCTTTATATTCTCAAAAACACCACTTTCAGTTTTCACAAAATCAAATAGATTATTTAGAAAAAAACACTCCCGTAAAGTTTGAAGAAAAACTTCGAAAACAAAATTTATTTCCACTTACACCGAAAACCTTAGAAATATTTCAAATCAATATAGGTAAAATGTGTAATCAAGTATGTAAACACTGCCATGTAGATGCAGGTCCAGATAGAAAAGAAATAATGACTCAAGAAACCATGGCATTATGTTTGAAAAGTATTGAACTATCGGGAGCACATACGGTGGATATTACGGGAGGAGCTCCTGAAATGAATCCAAATTTTAGATGGTTTATAGAACAAGTTTCTTCTCTGGGAAAAACAATAATAGTGAGGAGTAATCTCACTATTATTGTTTCTAATCCTCAGTCCTATACTCTTCCTGATTTTTTTAAACACCATAATGTAGAGGTTATTTCTTCTTTACCTTATTTTACCGCTCAAAAAACAGATATACAAAGGGGTGAAGGAGTATTTGAAAAATCTATAAAAGCCCTCAAAATGCTCAACGAAGTCGGATATGGAAGAGACAACTCACCGCTCAAACTCCATTTAGTTTATAATCCTACAGGGGCTTTTTTACCCGCAAACCAAATCTCCTTAGAAAAAGAATTTAAACAGAAACTAAAACAACTACATAACATAGATTTTCACAATCTCTATACCATAACAAACCTTCCTATTAGTAGGTTTTTACACTATTTAATAGAAACAAACAATTATAATGACTATATGGAGAAGCTTATCAATCTCTATAACCCTCTGGCAGCAGAAAATGTTATGTGTAGAAATACTATCTCTATCTCATGGGATGGTTATATCTATGACTGTGACTTTAATCAGATGTTAGAAATGAAAATAGAAACGGAATCTCAATACCAACATATTTCCTTTTTCAATACAAACATTTTATCTCATAGAAATATAAAAGTGAATCAACATTGCTATGGATGCACAGCAGGAGCTGGGTCGAGCTGTTCGGGGAACACTATATGATAACAAACAAAATAAAATGAAAACAAAATATTCTTTCAAAATATAACATGTATACAACCTAAAACTCTATATAAGGCATTATTTTAGCAAACACAGAATCAGGAATCTCTTTTATTTGCAGTAAATCGGAAGCACTGTTAAATTTTCCATGTACTGTTCTATAGGTTACCATAACCTTACCTATATTTCCTCTCAAATAAGGGTGTTTTTTTAACTCATCAGAAGATATATTATTGATATTTATTTTTTTACAGCATTTTTCAAGAGATATAAAAAAATATTTTTGTATTTCCTCAATAGTTTTTTCATTTAGTCCCCATACTTCGTACAACTGCTTGTAATCATAAAAACCACCTAATGCTTCTCTATATCGAACTATTCGTGTAGAAAGTTTTTCTGCAATGCCGGGTAGTGGAATGAAATCGTTTTCTGTAGCAGTATTTATATCTTTTTTTTGAATAACCTGCTTCTCTTCTCTATGAATATATTTTTGAGTTTTAAACGCATTTTTCTTTACAAGAGTATCGTCGCTTATGACTATCTCACTTGCCCATTTATCTAGCATCTCTTTTTCTTTTGAATAATCTTTATATTCATAAAAAAATATTCCAAAATAATGCAAAAAAACAAGTAAAAACGTCAATAATGGAAATAAAATTATAATCCCATTTATTTCATTTTCTCTAAATCCAAAAAAAAATCTTATGCTATATTTTAAATTGTTAATAAACCTCATAATATTGTATTTATTTTTATTAGAACATTATATTTAAAAAGAAGAAAAATACATTCATTTTTTCAAATACATAAATTTTCTATTTTTAGTACTAAAAACAAAAAAAACGATCATTTTTTTTTCTTTTTTCTATTTAGAAAATAAAAAAAATAGAAAATAAAAAAAAATATTTCATTTTATTGAAAATAAAATCTATTTCAAAAGATATAATAATTATCTACTCAAATAATTTTTCATAATAAAAATGACAGAAAAAAATTTTTTTAAACTCAAGAAAGGATTTAACATAAATCTGAAAGGAAAAGCGGAAGAAAAAATAGGACCCATAAGACAATCTGAAACATTTTCTATAAAACCAACTGATTTTCAAAATGTTTCCAAGATAAAACTTTTTGTACAGGAAAAGGATCAAGTAAAATCAGGTACTCCTTTGTTTTGTGACAAAACATACCCATCGGTAAACTTTACTGCTCCTGTAAGTGGTGAAGTCATAGAGATAAAAAGAGGTGAAAAAAGAAAACTATTAGAAGTAAAAATATTGGCAGATAAAACAATAGAATATGAACC encodes the following:
- the nhaD gene encoding sodium:proton antiporter NhaD; this translates as MENIFTINSLIVLVFVLCYICIVFEETIKMSKTAFALLAGIVCWTLLFVGNPSHIKESMGHFSHHFSKISEILFFLLGAMTIVEIIDSHHGFRIITRLITTQSKVRLLWISSFLCFFMSAVLDNLTTAIVMISLLRKILKSREDIKFYGGMVVIAANAGGAWTPIGDVTTTMLWIGNQVSSGAIMQSLFLPSLVSIVVPLGFISIKMKGYFESATEKSEIEEKAPGLEKHETNKIFILGVGSLIFVPIFKTLTGMPPFMGILLGVASMWILVELLHNKKEEHISKHYSIKSALEKTDVPSVLFFLGILLAISCLETTGMLNQASEYLSKAIPNNNMVIFLIGILSAVIDNVPLVAACQGMYPLSMYPTDDNVWIFLAYTAGTGGSILIIGSAAGVAVMGMAKIDFMWYLKKISIWAFIGYVAGALVYLYI
- a CDS encoding arsenosugar biosynthesis-associated peroxidase-like protein; this encodes MESYYNPEDLKKFGNISEFEPELAKKFFEYYGKVFEEGGLTAREKSLIALAVAHAIQCPYCIDAYTVDTLEKGCDEKQVMEAVHVAAAIKAGASLVHSVQMMNKYKKLSM
- the arsS gene encoding arsenosugar biosynthesis radical SAM protein ArsS (Some members of this family are selenoproteins.), with the translated sequence MGNSKSLYSQKHHFQFSQNQIDYLEKNTPVKFEEKLRKQNLFPLTPKTLEIFQINIGKMCNQVCKHCHVDAGPDRKEIMTQETMALCLKSIELSGAHTVDITGGAPEMNPNFRWFIEQVSSLGKTIIVRSNLTIIVSNPQSYTLPDFFKHHNVEVISSLPYFTAQKTDIQRGEGVFEKSIKALKMLNEVGYGRDNSPLKLHLVYNPTGAFLPANQISLEKEFKQKLKQLHNIDFHNLYTITNLPISRFLHYLIETNNYNDYMEKLINLYNPLAAENVMCRNTISISWDGYIYDCDFNQMLEMKIETESQYQHISFFNTNILSHRNIKVNQHCYGCTAGAGSSCSGNTI
- a CDS encoding helix-hairpin-helix domain-containing protein; protein product: MLDKWASEIVISDDTLVKKNAFKTQKYIHREEKQVIQKKDINTATENDFIPLPGIAEKLSTRIVRYREALGGFYDYKQLYEVWGLNEKTIEEIQKYFFISLEKCCKKININNISSDELKKHPYLRGNIGKVMVTYRTVHGKFNSASDLLQIKEIPDSVFAKIMPYIEF